A genome region from Microtus ochrogaster isolate Prairie Vole_2 chromosome 1, MicOch1.0, whole genome shotgun sequence includes the following:
- the Riox1 gene encoding ribosomal oxygenase 1, with product MEELQNGAALPRRGRGRRRRQPQPRDGSVLALPSRPRRIRRHRKTAAARVAALRARALLRKASASKVEPAAGSLEAPAERREPSRSAERRPASVSVRRRVEGRPAVSRLLGTPAPVPGPRVDDAERPWDSPLQQVLAELNGIPSSRRRAARLFEWLLAPLPPDHFYRRLWEREAVLVRRQDPSYYGGLFSTADLDSMLRHEDVQFGQHLDAARYIDGRRETLNPPGRALPAAAWSLYQAGCSLRLLCPQAFSPTVWQFLAVLQEQFGSMAGSNVYLTPPNSQGFAPHYDDIEAFVLQLEGRKLWRVYRPRDPSEELALTSSPNFSQEDLGEPVLQTVLEPGDLLYFPRGFIHQAECQDGVHSLHLTLSTFQRNTWGDFLEAVLPLAVQAAIEENVEFRRGLPRDFMDYMGAQHSDSKDPRRTAFMEKVRVLVARLGHFAPVDAVADQRAKDFIHDSLPPVLTDRERALSVHGLPIRWEAGEPVNVGAQLSTETEVHMLQDGIARLVGEGGRLFLYYTVENSRVYHLEEPKCLEIYPQQADAMELLLRSYPEFVRVGDLPCDSVEGQLSLATMLYDKGLLLTKTPLV from the coding sequence ATGGAGGAGCTTCAGAACGGCGCGGCGCTGCCCAGGCGCGGGCGGGGGAGGCGGCGGCGCCAGCCGCAGCCCCGCGACGGGTCGGTCTTGGCCCTGCCCTCAAGGCCCCGGAGGATCCGCAGACATCGGAAAACTGCGGCGGCCCGCGTGGCCGCGCTGAGGGCTCGCGCGCTACTACGGAAGGCCTCGGCCTCCAAGGTGGAGCCGGCCGCGGGCTCGCTGGAGGCGCCTGCCGAGCGGCGGGAGCCCTCGCGCTCGGCGGAGCGGCGGCCGGCTTCGGTGTCCGTGCGGCGCCGCGTGGAGGGACGGCCCGCCGTCTCTCGCCTCCTGGGGACTCCGGCCCCCGTTCCGGGCCCGCGCGTGGATGACGCGGAGCGGCCGTGGGACTCGCCGCTGCAGCAGGTGTTGGCCGAACTGAACGGCATCCCCAGCAGCCGGAGGCGCGCCGCCCGCCTCTTCGAGTGGCTCCTGGCGCCCCTGCCCCCGGATCACTTCTACCGGCGCCTGTGGGAGCGGGAGGCGGTGCTGGTGCGGCGGCAGGACCCCAGTTACTACGGAGGCCTCTTCTCCACCGCCGACCTGGACTCGATGCTGCGCCACGAGGACGTGCAGTTCGGGCAGCATCTGGACGCCGCGCGCTACATCGACGGGCGGCGGGAGACCCTGAACCCACCCGGCCGCGCCCTGCCCGCCGCCGCCTGGTCACTGTACCAGGCCGGCTGCTCCTTGCGCCTTCTCTGCCCGCAGGCTTTCTCGCCCACCGTGTGGCAGTTTTTGGCTGTGCTCCAGGAACAGTTCGGGAGCATGGCCGGCTCTAACGTTTACCTCACGCCCCCCAACTCCCAGGGCTTTGCCCCCCACTACGACGACATTGAGGCTTTCGTGTTGCAGCTGGAAGGTCGGAAACTCTGGCGTGTCTACCGACCGCGGGACCCAAGTGAGGAGCTGGCTCTGACATCTAGTCCCAACTTCAGCCAGGAGGACCTTGGTGAGCCGGTGCTACAAACGGTGCTGGAACCTGGCGACCTGCTTTATTTTCCTCGGGGCTTCATTCATCAAGCCGAATGTCAGGATGGAGTCCACTCTCTGCACCTCACCTTGTCCACCTTCCAGCGCAATACATGGGGTGACTTCCTGGAGGCTGTACTGCCCCTGGCCGTGCAAGCAGCCATAGAAGAAAATGTGGAGTTCCGCAGGGGTCTGCCACGAGACTTCATGGATTACATGGGGGCCCAGCATTCAGACTCTAAGGATCCGAGAAGAACAGCTTTCATGGAAAAGGTGCGGGTCTTGGTTGCACGCCTGGGACACTTCGCTCCCGTCGATGCTGTGGCTGACCAGAGAGCCAAAGACTTCATCCACGATTCTCTGCCCCCCGTGTTGACTGATCGGGAACGGGCACTGAGTGTTCACGGGCTCCCAATTCGCTGGGAGGCTGGAGAGCCTGTCAATGTGGGGGCCCAGTTGAGCACAGAAACAGAAGTCCATATGCTCCAGGATGGCATAGCTCGGCTGGTGGGTGAGGGAGGCCGTTTGTTCCTCTATTACACGGTGGAAAACTCCCGTGTTTATCATCTGGAGGAACCCAAGTGCTTGGAAATCTACCCACAGCAAGCTGACGCCATGGAGCTCTTGCTTCGCTCCTACCCAGAGTTTGTGAGAGTAGGGGATCTGCCCTGTGACAGTGTGGAAGGCCAGCTTTCCTTGGCAACCATGCTGTATGATAAGGGGCTGCTGCTCACCAAGACCCCTCTTGTCTGA